ACGGTCTCATCGCCGTACTTGCCCTTGCCAATCTTGTTCACCTTGCCATGGGCGATCAGCCAGATGGAGTCGGCCTCCTGACCGGCCTGGGTGATGACGTCGCCGGGCTTGTACTCCTTCTGCACGAAGCGGTCCGCCAGGGTGGACAGCACGGTGACGTCGTCATAGCCGCGCAGCATCGGCAGCTCGGTCAGCTCCTGCGGAACGACCTGCACCTTGGCGCCCGTGGTGTAGAAGGTCACCCGGCCGTCGCCGATGGCATAGGTCAAGCGCCGGTTGAGGCGGAACACGCCACCGTTGACCTGCACCCACGGCAGCAGCTTGAGCAGCCACCGGGAGGAGATTCCCTGCATCTGAGGGGCCGACTTGGTCGTCGTCGCCAGTTGGCGCGCCGCGGCCGTCCCAAGGCTCATCTGCTGCTTGTTGGCTTCCTCGACCAGCTTCTCGAAACTCGCCATGACCTACCTCTTTCCTTCCGTCAGAAGAACACGATCCTTTTCACGGCTCACCGGCTCGGTCCGGTTGCCGCCCAACAACGACGCGATGCGCGCGGCCGAGGTGCCCAACCCCGTAGGGGCCCTGAGATGCCGCAGGTACCTCCCAGGCGTCCGGCTCTGGCGCAATTCGGATTCCTTGTAACGGTCCACCGTCTGGTGCCAGATGAGGACGCCGGCCATCCACTGCTGGAGCTTCTCGACGTAGCCGCGCAGCTTCTCCTGGGCCTTGGCGTCCAGACCCATGTGCTCGCAGAGGGCCGGCAGCTCGGTGGCGACGGTGTGCTCGAACTGGCGCATCCGGGCGGTCATCAGATCGTTGACGACCTCGACGCCCCGCTGCTTGTCGAGATCCAGGAAGCGCTGAACGACCAGCACGGCGTTGTGGATCTCGCCCTCGAACTCGATCTCCTTCTGATAGGAGAAGATGTCGTTGGTGAAGCAGGCGTAGTCGGCGGCCGAGTTCTCGAGCCCCCGCATCGGAGTGGTCCGGAAGATCTCGGGCGGAAGCCCGTGGCCCTGGGCCAGCCGGGACAGGCTCATCGTGAGGTCCGAGCCGAACGTCTTGCGACGCATCTCCACGTAGTCAACCGGGTCCGGCACGCGGTTGTCGATCTGGTTGGCGAGCTCCCACAACCAGCTCTCGGTCATGTCCTGGATGGCGCGGCGGAACTGGCTGCGCGCGTCGGGGGACATGGGGCCAGCGGTGCGAGCCCAGAGATCGGCCAGGCCACGCTCCACCGGATTGGTGGGGACCGTGGTGGGGGTGGCGGGGTCGTCCGGCATGAACGCCGTCAGCCGGGCGTTGAAGACCTTCGCCCCCGCCATGTCGCGGGTGTTGCCATAGAGCATCGGGAAGTAATCGTCGGCGTAGGTTCCCCAGACGAGCCAGCCGGCGGTGATATCCAGCTCGGGACCGGTCGCCCCCGGGTGGATCAACGCACCGCACAGGGCCACGTCTGCGACATCGAACGTGTGGTCATTCCAGATGTAGACGCCCGGAAGGCCCGGCAGGGAGTCCAGCATCCCCATCCGGCGTGCCCATTCCTTGGAGCTGCGCCGCGCGGCATCCAGGTGGGAGTTCTTCCGGGTCGAGTACGGCATGTAGAACGGCGGCAGCTTGACCGGGCCCACATGCTGGTAGGGAACGTGGGTGTAGTTCTTGAACCGTCCCAACCCCAGGGCGCCGGGCGACAAGCGGAAGCCCGAGGTCCCCAGACCCGAGGGTCCCAGGGGCAGGCCGCCCAGGGAGTGGCTCGAGGTCTCGGCGCCTTTGTTCATGTAGCGGCTCGAGCGCATGTGCCACTCGTGGCCGCCGGACTGCCAGTCCTGGAGTCCCCGGATGTAGGAGAGGACGTTCGCCTGCTCGACCGGGGTGATGCCGTGCTCCAGGAAGAGCGAGGGCAGCTCGGTCAGGACGGTGTTCTCGAACTGCTGCAGCCGGGACGTCAGGATGTCGTTGGTCAGATTGGCGGCGCGTTGCGTATCGACATCCAGGAAGCGCTCGAGGACCAGGACGCAGTTGGAGAGCTCTCCCTCTTCCAGGATCTCGCGCTCGTAGGAGAACAGATCATTGCGCAGGTGCACCCCATCGGAGAACGTGTCCTTGAGGACACGCATCGGACGGGACTCGGCGATCCGGGCGGGGACCTCGGCGAAGACGGCGTGCTCCACGAGGTCCGCCGACCAGGGTGCCCCACCGACCTTGCGGCGCATCTCGATGTATTCGATCGGGTTGGCGACACGGCGCTCGCTGATGTTGGACAGCTCCCACATCGACTCATCGAGCAGGGCCTTGGTGCTCGCGAAGAACCGGCGCCGCCACTCCACGGACTTGGTGGGCACCGTTCGAGCCCACAGATCGGCGAGGCCGCGCTCCACCGGATTGGTCGGCTCCGGAGAAGGGACGGTGAGGTCGACCGGCATGAAGGCGGGCAGCCTGTCGAGATACTGCTTCGCGCCCGTCAGATCCCTGGGGCGCTTGTAGACCTCGAGGAAGTGATCATCGAAGTAGAAGACCCAGACATACCAGTCGGTCACCAGGTCGAGCTCCGGGCCGGGAGCTTCGGGATGGGTGTACGCGCAGAGCAGCGCGTAATCCATGGCATCGAATTTGGCGTCGTCCCAGATGTCAGGGGTCTTCCCGTCCTTCGACGAGTCCAGGATCCCCATCTGATGCGCCCACGCCTTGGAATGAACCCTGGCCCCCTCGAGGTGCGGATTCAGGCGCGCCGGCCAGGGGACATAGAAATCTGGCAATACAAAGGGTTGTTTGTTTCGCGCCATCAGTGCACCTCGTAGAACACGAGGCGCTTGTAGTGCCGATATGGGAACGCAACAAATTTTTGCCTGTCACGGGCGTGGAACGTCCGGATTTTTTCAATGAGCGCGTGATGACACGAAAAGGGGCGGCCCCTCGCGAGGCCGCCCCTTGTCTTCACCCTGCCCGGCAGGTGCTACCCGCCAGGATTACTTCGTGAACGAGATGGGACCGTTGGACTGCGTGCTGTTGTTCGCACCATCCACGGCGCGCACGCGCCAGGTATGGCTTCCAGCCGCCAGCCCGGTCAGCGAGGTCTGATGCGTGGCCAGACCGTACACCTCGAACTCCCACAGCGAATAGCCGTACGCCGTCGCGCGCTGCACGCCACGCATCCGCACGAACTGGCCCACCCCACTCAGGTTGGTGAGGTCGTCGATGGCGCCGTTGCCGGCGTTCTCCGTGTAGAGCGGCGTCCAGGTGTTGCCGTCGAGCGAGGCCTCCACTACGTATCTGGTGCCATACGCGGCCTCCCAATTGAGCACCACGCGCTTGATCGAGTGGATGGCGCCGAGGTCGATGGTGATCGACTCGGTGTTCGGGTTGGCGGTGTCCGCGCGGCTGGACCAGCGCGTGGTGGTGTTGCCGTCGACAGCGTCGTTGGCGCTGCCGAACTCGTTGGAGGTGGCGTAGACATTGCGGCCGCGCGCCAGGTTGACGGTCGGAGCCGTGTAGGCACCGGCCGTGATGGCGGGAGTGCGATCCGTGCCGTCCACGTTGAGCACGTACTGGGCGACGCCCGCGCCCACGTCGTTGGTACGCTCCCAGATGAACTGCGTCGAGGTCCCGGGAACCGTCGAGCCCGCCGCCGGAAGCAGCGCGGAGAAGGCCGCGGGCGGCGTGGTGTCATTGAGGGTGAACGTGGACGTGGCCGAGGTGGTGACCCCGTTGGCCCAGTTGGTGGCCTTCACGTACCAGGTGTGCTGGCCATTGGCGAGCTTGAGCCCCTCGAGCGCGGCGGAGGTGGCCTTCGTCCTGCCGCCCAACACGGCCTGACCGTCGATGAAGATCTCGTAGTACTGGATGCCCGTCTGCGGATCGCTGCTCGCCGTCCACGCGAACGGAGGCCGCGTGCCGGTGATGGTGGTTCCGTTCGCCGGCGTCTGGAGGGTGAACGTCGTGGGCGGCGTGGAGTCGGTCAGCCCGAAGCCCTGGATGCCGTCGCCGTAGCGGTAGAACGGGTTGCCATAGATGGGCTGCACGGGCAGACCCTGGGCAATCCGGTTGCGGATGGCGGTGCGCTCGGCCTCGGTGGCCCCGAGGTCGAACGGCAGGTCCCAGCGCTCCTTCTGGTCGGTCTCCACGTCGGTGCCGATCTGATCCAGCGAGCGCGGCAGATCCCACGGCAGCCGGCCACGGGGCAGCACGTCACCGAACAGCACGTCCGCCAGCGCCGGGCCACCCAGGTCTCCAGGCCGGTAGATGGCCACCAGCGCGTTGCTCTGCGGCGCCACGTTGGTGAGGATGTAGGGCCGCGGCAGGACGACCACCGTGGTCGTCGGGATGCCCTTCGACTTGAAGCTGGTGATGATGCCGTAGTGGTCGCGGGGCTCGTCCGGCTTGGCGAAGACGGTGTGCGCGGGGCCGGCCGGGTCACCCGGGATGTAGGGCTTCTCCTTGTCCCACGCGGTGCCGTGCGTGTAGTAGCTCTCGCCCACCGCGACGATCGCCGCGCTGGGGGTGACTCCCGCGGGCGCCGCGTCCTTGTACACCGTGATGCCCGCCGCCTCGGCGCGCTTCTTGATGGCCTGGTAGATGGTCAGGGCGCCGAAGTCCGTGTTGTGGAAGTCCGAGCGCCAGGTGACCATGCAGGACGGGTCGTCGGCGCGCGGGCCGGCGACGACGATCGACGAGCCCGCGCCCATGCGCAGCGGCAGGGCGCCGTCGTTCTTGAGCAGGGTCATCGACTCCTGCGCGGCCAGGCGGGCCGCGTTCGCCTTGTCGGCCGTGTGCCACTCGGCGGTCCCCGCGAGACCCTGGCGATACGGGTCCTCGAACAGACCGAGCCGGAACTTCAGCTCGATGACGCGGCGGGCGGACTCGTCGACGCGGGCATCGGTGACCCGGCTCTCGAAGTCACCCATCTGGCCGGGATCGGCACCGCCCATCACGTCGGAGCCGGCCATGAGCGAGCGGACCCAGGGGTCTCCCGCGGGCAGCCAGTCCGTGCAGATGACGCCGGTGTAGCCCATGTTCTGGCGCAGGTAGTTGATGATGCCCGGGCTGTCACCCGCGCCCCACTGGCCCGGAGCCAGCAGCTTGCTGCCGGCGTAGCCGGGCATGATGCCGCTGGTGCCGGCCTCGAGGGCCGCGTGCCACGGACGCATGTGGTAGTGGATGGTGGTGCCGTCGTAGGTGATGCCGCCCTCACCACCGGCGCCCTGGCTCGGCCAGTGCTTGGTGGTGACCCAGATGGAGTGGGGGTTCACCTCGGGGCCGCCCTGCAGACCGGCGATGAGCGCGCGCGAGAAGGCGGCCGCCACGTCCGCGTCCTCGCCACTGCCCTCCTGGATGCGCGGGTAGAGGATCTTCGTCCCCACCTCGGCCAGGGGCGACAGGGTGCCCCGGCTGCCCACGGCCAGCTGCTCGCGCCGCTGGATGTCACCCATCTCGTACGCCAGCTGCGGGTCGCGCGTGGCGACCAGACCGGGCTGGGTGGGCCAGCTCGTCTTGAAGCCGTGAATGGAGTCACCCGCGTCGATGTAGGGGATGCCCAGGGGCGTGGCCGCCGAGGCCTTCTGGAAGGCGACGATGTCCTCCGGCGCCAGCGGCCCCATGGTGAAGCCCGCGTCGGGGTACTCCTTGGCGTTGAAGAACAGCTGCATCACCTTCTGGTGCCGCGTCATCCGGCTCATCAGATCGTTGACGCGCGTGGCGATCGGGTTGTGCCAGTCCTCGTACGGCTCGATGGTGCCGTTCTTGTTCAGGTCGCGCATCCCGTTGATGACCGACACGCCGTCCGCGACGGTCTCGACCACGGGCAGGTAGACGCTGAAGGTGCGCAGATCCGAGCGGCTGGTGGCCCCGCTCGAGAGCGTGGCGACGACGTACCACTTGTAGGTCCAGCGATCGACCAGGTCCTGGTTGATGGTGAGCGAGGTGCCGGTGGTGGAGCCCACCTCGGAGAAGCGGTTGATCAGGGCCCCGGACGCATTCCAGTCGTAGTCGTTGCGGGTGATGTTGACGAAGAGCTTGTAGTTGGTGGCGCCGGTGACGGCGGCCCACTGGAACGTGGGGCGGCGGGTGTTGGTGATCATCGCGCCATTGGCGGGAGCGACCACCGCGAACGAACCGGCCGTCGCGGGCGGGGGCACCTTCACGTAGGGGTCGGGGATGATGGGTCCACCGCCGCCAGGATCGGTGCTGCCGGTGCTGTAGATCTCCACCTGCCACACGGCGTCCTGCACCGCGAGCCCGGTGACGGTCTGCGCGCGCTGGGTGATGCCCGTGGAGTCCGTGAGCACCAGGCGGATGTCGGTGTTGGGCTGGGTGGGAGAGAACTGGTTCTTGGACATCGTCACCGTGGTGTTGGGCGGGAAGGTCACCAGGTAGGTGACCACCTTGGCCGGGTTGCGCACGGAGGGCGTCGCGAGGCCCTCTTCCGGGATGGGCGACACGGTCAGCGGCGTGGGCGAGATGCTCACCTTCGCGTAGGCCAGGTCGGGGAAGACCAGCTTGACGGTCTGGTTGGTGGTCTGGGTCGGAGGCGGCGTGGTGGTACCGGGCTTGTAGACCTCGAACGACCAGAGCGAGTAGCCATAGCCCGTGCCGCGCGCGGTGCCGCGCATGCGCACGTAGCGGTACGTGCCCGACACGGCGATCTCCCGGCGGCCCACCGCGCCATCGGTGATGGTGGCCAGGGTCGTCCAGGCGGCGTCATCGTTGGAACCGTCGATGGTGTACGTCTTGCCGTAGGCGCCTTCCCAGTCGAGCACCACCTTGCCCAGGGCCTGGGACGAGCCCAGGTCGACACGGATCGACTGGGGATCCACCCCCGCGACGGAGGACCAGCGCGTGTTGGAGTTGCCGTCGAAGGCGAAGGAAGGCCCGAGGTTGGGGTCGTTGTTCTCGATGCTCGTGGCCGTGGCGGAACGGCCCCGGGCGAGGTCCGTGCTCGTCGACGAGCTTCCGCCGTACACCTCGAACTCCCACAACGAGTAGCCATAGCCAATGGCCCGGAGCTGTCCGAACATCCGGATATAGCGACCCGAGCCAGACACCGTCAGATCGTCGGTGCCCCCATCACCGTTGGTGACGGTGCTCAGGGTCGTCCAGTTGGTCCCGTCGTTGGAGGTTTCGATCTTGTAGTTCTTGCCGTAGGCGGTCTCCCAGTAGAGGACCACGCGGCTGATGGCCACGGTCGACCCGAGGTCGATGGAGATCCATTCGTTGTCGGTGAAGCCGCTGCTCCAGCGGGTCCCCGGATCGCCGTCGACCGCGGAGGGACCCGTGAACACACCATCCGACGAAGACACCGTGACGGTCTTGCCGCGAGCGAGGTTGGCGATTTGAGCTTGCGCGGCGACAGGCCAGACGGCCGTCATGCCCACGAGCACGAGGCTCGCACAGGCAGACGCCCACCGTGTCCAGGCACTGCGCGCGCCATGGAAGAGCGAATTGAGAGGATTCATGGGGGGAAAGAATCGGAGTTTGAGAATGTCAGACAACGATAGCCAGACAACGCCAACCCAGACAGCGAAGA
This is a stretch of genomic DNA from Archangium violaceum. It encodes these proteins:
- a CDS encoding family 2 encapsulin nanocompartment cargo protein terpene cyclase, whose protein sequence is MARNKQPFVLPDFYVPWPARLNPHLEGARVHSKAWAHQMGILDSSKDGKTPDIWDDAKFDAMDYALLCAYTHPEAPGPELDLVTDWYVWVFYFDDHFLEVYKRPRDLTGAKQYLDRLPAFMPVDLTVPSPEPTNPVERGLADLWARTVPTKSVEWRRRFFASTKALLDESMWELSNISERRVANPIEYIEMRRKVGGAPWSADLVEHAVFAEVPARIAESRPMRVLKDTFSDGVHLRNDLFSYEREILEEGELSNCVLVLERFLDVDTQRAANLTNDILTSRLQQFENTVLTELPSLFLEHGITPVEQANVLSYIRGLQDWQSGGHEWHMRSSRYMNKGAETSSHSLGGLPLGPSGLGTSGFRLSPGALGLGRFKNYTHVPYQHVGPVKLPPFYMPYSTRKNSHLDAARRSSKEWARRMGMLDSLPGLPGVYIWNDHTFDVADVALCGALIHPGATGPELDITAGWLVWGTYADDYFPMLYGNTRDMAGAKVFNARLTAFMPDDPATPTTVPTNPVERGLADLWARTAGPMSPDARSQFRRAIQDMTESWLWELANQIDNRVPDPVDYVEMRRKTFGSDLTMSLSRLAQGHGLPPEIFRTTPMRGLENSAADYACFTNDIFSYQKEIEFEGEIHNAVLVVQRFLDLDKQRGVEVVNDLMTARMRQFEHTVATELPALCEHMGLDAKAQEKLRGYVEKLQQWMAGVLIWHQTVDRYKESELRQSRTPGRYLRHLRAPTGLGTSAARIASLLGGNRTEPVSREKDRVLLTEGKR
- a CDS encoding discoidin domain-containing protein, which gives rise to MNPLNSLFHGARSAWTRWASACASLVLVGMTAVWPVAAQAQIANLARGKTVTVSSSDGVFTGPSAVDGDPGTRWSSGFTDNEWISIDLGSTVAISRVVLYWETAYGKNYKIETSNDGTNWTTLSTVTNGDGGTDDLTVSGSGRYIRMFGQLRAIGYGYSLWEFEVYGGSSSTSTDLARGRSATATSIENNDPNLGPSFAFDGNSNTRWSSVAGVDPQSIRVDLGSSQALGKVVLDWEGAYGKTYTIDGSNDDAAWTTLATITDGAVGRREIAVSGTYRYVRMRGTARGTGYGYSLWSFEVYKPGTTTPPPTQTTNQTVKLVFPDLAYAKVSISPTPLTVSPIPEEGLATPSVRNPAKVVTYLVTFPPNTTVTMSKNQFSPTQPNTDIRLVLTDSTGITQRAQTVTGLAVQDAVWQVEIYSTGSTDPGGGGPIIPDPYVKVPPPATAGSFAVVAPANGAMITNTRRPTFQWAAVTGATNYKLFVNITRNDYDWNASGALINRFSEVGSTTGTSLTINQDLVDRWTYKWYVVATLSSGATSRSDLRTFSVYLPVVETVADGVSVINGMRDLNKNGTIEPYEDWHNPIATRVNDLMSRMTRHQKVMQLFFNAKEYPDAGFTMGPLAPEDIVAFQKASAATPLGIPYIDAGDSIHGFKTSWPTQPGLVATRDPQLAYEMGDIQRREQLAVGSRGTLSPLAEVGTKILYPRIQEGSGEDADVAAAFSRALIAGLQGGPEVNPHSIWVTTKHWPSQGAGGEGGITYDGTTIHYHMRPWHAALEAGTSGIMPGYAGSKLLAPGQWGAGDSPGIINYLRQNMGYTGVICTDWLPAGDPWVRSLMAGSDVMGGADPGQMGDFESRVTDARVDESARRVIELKFRLGLFEDPYRQGLAGTAEWHTADKANAARLAAQESMTLLKNDGALPLRMGAGSSIVVAGPRADDPSCMVTWRSDFHNTDFGALTIYQAIKKRAEAAGITVYKDAAPAGVTPSAAIVAVGESYYTHGTAWDKEKPYIPGDPAGPAHTVFAKPDEPRDHYGIITSFKSKGIPTTTVVVLPRPYILTNVAPQSNALVAIYRPGDLGGPALADVLFGDVLPRGRLPWDLPRSLDQIGTDVETDQKERWDLPFDLGATEAERTAIRNRIAQGLPVQPIYGNPFYRYGDGIQGFGLTDSTPPTTFTLQTPANGTTITGTRPPFAWTASSDPQTGIQYYEIFIDGQAVLGGRTKATSAALEGLKLANGQHTWYVKATNWANGVTTSATSTFTLNDTTPPAAFSALLPAAGSTVPGTSTQFIWERTNDVGAGVAQYVLNVDGTDRTPAITAGAYTAPTVNLARGRNVYATSNEFGSANDAVDGNTTTRWSSRADTANPNTESITIDLGAIHSIKRVVLNWEAAYGTRYVVEASLDGNTWTPLYTENAGNGAIDDLTNLSGVGQFVRMRGVQRATAYGYSLWEFEVYGLATHQTSLTGLAAGSHTWRVRAVDGANNSTQSNGPISFTK